In Acanthochromis polyacanthus isolate Apoly-LR-REF ecotype Palm Island chromosome 15, KAUST_Apoly_ChrSc, whole genome shotgun sequence, a single genomic region encodes these proteins:
- the cdc42ep3 gene encoding cdc42 effector protein 3, with protein sequence MPAKAPIYLKPSNNKKGKKCRLRDILSPDMISPPLGDFRHTIHIGKGGERDAFGDMSFLQGKYELLPGKVNVHPQYGIQSEFLRANSTGDASVAETPSPVLKNAISLPTIGGCQALTLPLISSTVFSLPPEPLEDIMGPTASMKPNSVDEVEILQMDALLRSMDVFSSEPSSPFTEIQPKPDVLLDLLENTDKPASKAVEKANKINKSESRFDKTSSYYINGHSNSIYKANGSLNSNTSSDSFDSFSGKGDFQGKICNGSESLNGNGNCNGYGHFNNDITLGFKPELSKCSREWVDRDSGVEEGRICDFEFEFSKEKSRSQDSLTQITGSFLSLELDLGPSILDEVLNIMDKPAAKSRP encoded by the coding sequence ATGCCAGCAAAAGCACCCATATACCTGAAACCCAGCAATAacaagaaggggaaaaaatgtcgCCTGAGAGATATTTTGTCCCCCGACATGATCAGCCCACCGCTGGGGGACTTCCGCCACACCATCCACATTGGCAAGGGTGGGGAGAGGGATGCCTTTGGAGACATGTCCTTTCTCCAGGGGAAGTATGAGCTCCTACCAGGAAAGGTCAATGTCCACCCTCAGTATGGCATCCAAAGTGAATTTCTGCGAGCAAACAGCACAGGTGATGCTTCCGTTGCTGAGACTCCCTCTCCGGTACTCAAGAATGCAATCTCCCTCCCAACTATTGGTGGCTGCCAGGCCCTCACCCTTCCTCTGATCTCCTCCACTGTGTTCTCCTTGCCACCAGAGCCACTTGAGGACATCATGGGGCCTACAGCTTCCATGAAACCCAACAGTGTTGATGAGGTAGAGATTCTGCAGATGGATGCTCTGTTGCGCTCCATGGATGTCTTCAGCAGCGAGCCCTCATCTCCCTTCACAGAAATCCAGCCAAAGCCTGATGTCCTCTTGGATTTGCTGGAAAACACAGACAAGCCCGCCTCTAAGGCAGTTGAAAAAGCTAACAAAATCAACAAGAGTGAAAGCCGATTTGACAAGACATCATCATATTATATCAACGGTCACAGTAACAGCATTTATAAAGCCAATGGAAGCCTGAACAGCAACACAAGCAGTGACAGCTTTGACAGCTTTAGTGGTAAAGGGGACTTCCAGGGCAAGATCTGCAACGGAAGTGAGAGTCTCAATGGGAATGGTAACTGCAATGGTTATGGACACTTTAACAATGACATTACCCTGGGCTTTAAGCCGGAGCTCTCCAAGTGCAGCAGAGAGTGGGTGGACAGGGACAGTGGGGTGGAAGAGGGCCGCATCTGTGATTTTGAGTTCGAGTTTTCCAAAGAAAAAAGCAGGTCGCAAGATTCCCTCACCCAAATCACGGGGTCATTCCTCTCCCTCGAACTCGATCTGGGCCCATCCATCCTGGACGAGGTGCTCAACATAATGGATAAACCTGCAGCAAAGAGCAGGCCTTGA